The Apis mellifera strain DH4 linkage group LG3, Amel_HAv3.1, whole genome shotgun sequence genome includes the window AGATTTGTAATTGGATAAGCGTGCTACGAGAATTCAATGACTTGTCTATATGTATAAGTGATAAAAGTCGACgcatacgaaatatataaatgtaagtaTGTGAGATAGTTAGTAAGTAATAAGTAGTACAAATTACTTTAGTATCCTCTCGACAAAATTAAGAGTTTTATTCCGTCTCTGGAACTTTTCATGATACTTTGAATTCTTTGGcacgagaaaattttatattttttctcttttgttaATGTGATTAAATGTTTCAACTACAATTCGTATAATGAACgttgcattttaaaaaaacttgtatatattttcttattgttaGAAAATCATTAtgcaattgttgaaaatatgaaatagcgttaattccaattaacttaaagaatgttttttagtttttaatagattttaattacaaaaagaatttgttttattggaatataatattattataataactatcgtattttttttttgtactaaatatttttactaagtattttatatatttcttttttttaggaaaattcCAAAAAGTAATCGATGTAATTAACTACACGCATGCGtgttatacataataatgacgaaaatagaaaactctatttcttttttaacactttatttataacacCATCTCTCTATTTATATCAGTACAAAAGTCTCTGGAAATCATTTTATCCGAATCATCAGATTCTATGAGGcattatttattccattttttaaacagAGTAAAAggtatgattatttatattaagataaaaaaaaaagtacaattatattaagttaattttttttttaattcaatcatatataattaattgaaacatatacatgtttatagaatataaatcatagaaataaactatttattcaatattctattaattgaaTCAAAAGCGGgtatttgttatttcattcGATATGAGACAGGATCGGATTACTACCAAGGCTAACTAGACAAATGGATCTGCGCATTTTTCGTTCTCCCTTTCGCGCAAGGTGGTTATATCCCATATTTGTACGTGTATACGTCGTAAGTTTGTTTGAAGTGAAAAATCGGATTTCTCTGCAAGTTTCTaggaattcaattttatagcaaaatatatatatatattcttcgtgattaattttcttctatataataaagttaaaaaataatataatttttccaagatatatatactttttaattttctgttaaattactattttaatttttaaatatataatacggaTTAAATCGatacgagaaaatttttaaatataataaacaatttcagtcttattcttattctatttctacttAGTGTATATAAAAGATGCATAATAGGTCATTGACATCATATAAAAGATCATTAATTATGTCGCGAAATTGAATGAATCATGACTAGACAATAACATCAAGAATGTAAGTTTACATTAGGCAAATAACCGCGGACACGTCACACTATTGTAGATGTTCacatatttatactattaaatatttaatgacttAATGCTATTAATGCGATTAAAAATACATGagaaattatacaaatcaataacgtaaatatgaattttcttatcaagtgataaaattttaaaaaaagactaacgattttttctaataaatttttttatattttgaaaaacattttGGTATCTTGAAAACTTGCAAtagatttacaattaattggtTAATAAGATTTAGTTGACTTCATTGTGTAGCATGTCttacacatatattatatattatatatatagtagttAACTTGGTGTGATAACTTGGGTAGTTTCCAGGTAGGGGaacaaaagttattaaaatcttgTGATGAATAGTGGAAtccaattaaaaagatatgtaGTTTTTTCAGATGGTAtacgtttaatataaaatttaatcaatattttatattaaatatataatatataataacgtcATATATTaacatgatataaatatatatttgattaaagaattatcttaaatttttttttttaagtatatcttgtaaaaaaaaatcgataagatgagaaaaaattattaattatatatatatatatatatatatatgtttcttttatctggaagatttttattataatctaatattaatttttcgaatcacaATATCAACGTTAACGAATCCCGTTGTATTTGTGCTAAGTTGTATGCTTTGATCGACAGAAATGATCAGTTATCTGTATgtgatattgattaaataataattactctaACGGCAATTCGTAGCCACTAGAtttgaaaagttatttattacttcaatatcgtaaattttaattatttactattaatttttgcaaagtttaagattttaaataatttttacaaattgaatatattcttaagtcttaatttttacaaatgaattatataaatattataattatataattatataaatattgttttgatgatgaaatgaaaaaagaaaaaaagaaaaaataaaaaaaagaaaaaataaacaatggtTTCCATgtgtttaaagaaattatttttaattattttttaattatttttttaattatatttaatattacaaaaaataatttgtatacaatttatatttggaattacatgtcaataaatatatgttaatttttatacaatataacaattttaaggTGATCAATTCATAGAAAATGATGTATTATTTGTTCTAAATGTGTTTCTGTTCGATTGAGTCCATGGTTCTAACATTGctcgtattattatatatatgaaccatataataaaaacaaatccaAGAAACATAAAGATTCCATAActgtaaataaattgatattatatattatatattgctcttaatatttttaattatcaaaataattaatataatattgattaaaaaaaatattaattaaaaatatactttgtaAACCAAGTAATAAATGATCCAAGACCTATGGGTACAAGTAAGCTATAATTAGCTAGTGGTCGCAAACTCAATCGAGGTGGAATACGTTCCTCATATCCGCAGGAAAGTCCATTTTGCGTTCGTTTTGGTAACTTCACAATTTTTGTTGGTGGTTGTAATATTTGTCGATAAATGTTTCCGAAAAAACCACTTTCATGGTACATTCTAGTTATCTTGTGCCGAtactattcaaaatatatgattataaagatgtttaagttgaaaattaaaataataatttaataatttttctaatatattattgaaaggatatttacttttacgtttatatatgtacagagtttataaaaattcctaaCAAGTAATGCACATTCGTTACTTCGAATTGGTTGTAATTCTGGATCAcccatatattcaatatattgacATGTTTGTCTATCTTTTTGAATAGGTACAAACACACCTGGTTTACTTGTATCTAAACTAGAGTCCatctaaagaattaataagttagaacttttctaataataataattgataaacaaataatttttttttatacctgTGATTGACTATGATAGAAAGATGTCGATAAAATGCTTTCATGGTATTCTTCATCAGCTTCAATAGCTACTTGAGGAATGTCTTCtactttaatctaaaaattctatttattaaaatcaaatcaaattattaaaatctaaaaatattttttgtttcttattacCTCgaagatttcaattaattgttgCTGTGCATTTGCTAAATATATAGGAACACGACGTCTTTCTTCTATACTAACATCATCTGAAGAATAATCCTCGCCATAAAAGAATTCCCATAATGCTAAAAAAAATCGTCtactttttcgtttcttttctaatgCATCGATTAAACTAGTTGCTGTTAAATATGCTTGcttaattatacttaataGACATAcgacctaaaaaaaaattcaaaaatgattaGACATCtcaagtatatatgtatatgtactttatatttacttgTGATACAGTAGACATAGAAAACATTGGTACATATTGATAGGTCGGTCCTTCTAGTTCCGAAATTTGTTGTCGTACAATTGAAGCCCATTGATTTGTAGATACACATCGATTTCTACTTAATCCAACATCATCCATATGACTTTCTATTTCGCATATTATTTTTGCTAGATGTGGTTGCGAAAAAAcctaaatatgatttttttttttaatttcctaaataataatatataagtcaaatatctgaaaaaatttaatatacttttgtaACTCTAAATAACATTAATGCATTTTTTGGAGCTACAAGATCTGTCCTCATAAATCGTGGAAGTAATTGTTGGAATATTGCTGAATATGCTAATAAATTATGTGCAATAAAAGGCATCCATCTATTTGGATCATGtatctttcctctttcttcttcttcagatttactataaaaaaataaaataatttctaattgtaatttattaatagattttttttatatacatacccTTCTTTTGTGTATGTTATACTAGGAAAATATCTCCATGGTTGAATAAAGCTTAACCATGCTTCAAGAATTAATCTAAAGGAACTATCTAAAGGCCAATGATGTATAGCTTTTCGAAGAAATGTGTAGATTTTGCCTTGGACGGAAGGTAAAATAAttctgtaaattatttttaacaaaattttgtgatattaatatttaattatatttaattattgtttaactttttctttaatattaatataccgTTTAAGTTCATCCATTGCACTTTTATCGCCTGTGGCACTATTTGCAAATTCAtgtaaagtttttataaacgCTCGAACTAGACGTATATGTTCTCCAGAATGAATACTATGctgcaattataattatatacaaatatatgatatatatatatatatatgatatataaatatataagaaatatattaatatatattataaatatacatatataagaaaatttttattatatatttactcgaCGGGGTACGGACGCAGGATATGATGTGCTTAAAGGTGAACATAATTTATCATCTTCTATATATTCCACccaaaaatcaagaaatactTGAACTACTGTTTCACTTCTCCAAACTTGTGGTAAACATTGTTGTTGCGGTACAGTTGCTGTGGAAGTCGGAGATCCTGGCGATAATATCGATGTTCTCAAAAGTCGTGGTGTTTgcattctataataatttttaaatataatttttcatttactatTAAGTAATTCTGaagaattatgattttatttgtattttttactaatttattcaatgttaaatattcgaaaagtaCCTTTTAGATTCAGGTGATTGTACAAGTTTTCGTTGAGGTGTTTTTCTGATGTATGGACTAATTATTGGCAAAACAGGGGAATTATCTCTAGGTAAAAAATGGTATAAGTAACAATGTGCTAATTGAACATAAACAGTTTCCCAATTAATCCAGACATTCTCCTGCTGCTGTACTTGTAACCATGGATTTGTTAAATGATATGCAAAATggaaaatgtaatattcaaaGGGGTATGTATCATTATTaaggatttattttatatgaatttaaaaaagtattttattgaattattgaattattaaaatgttaaaatattaaaaagtaaatcaaAGGATACTCATATTTAGAGCAGATACACAACGTGTACTTTGATCATCTCTGATTTTGTCTAGATAAAATGGTGGTATTACTCCTTCTTCTAACATTAGACGTATTTTTgcctaaaatgaaaaaatatatgaaattaaattttattaattttttttaattttactaatgtacaaatcaatttttttacatactgGTAAAAATGAAACTggaaagttatattttaaataacaatctggcaataatttataacacagTGAAAAGACAGGCCCTTGTggattaagaaaattacaaagtGTTTCATATTCTTGAgcatttttcttaaaagtaaTGCTATGTAAACCCCAACCAATATTGTCAGTAATCCCAAATAatgaatctattaatattgaaaatacatGTTGTAATTCTGTTGTGCTTGATTCATCTATTAACATTGCTATTTCCTTGCATCTTTGCACCAATGGCATGTTTAAGTATCTTTGTAGTCTGATctgcatattaattatatgaagtAAATTAGATAGTtgcgtaaaataaaattaaaaattaaactaaattgttaatttaatttagaaagcatttaataaaatttttcatttaatattctatataaaaaaatcgaaatatatctcatctcttattattattctatttataatatatctaatataattttatacaaataaaacatataaaatattttatatattaatttatttataaaaaataatacatttttaattaattacaaaattaattgcattgttttaatataaatatttaaatatttgtaaaatttttttaaaaaagccggttaaagaattttaggttatgtataggttatgttttcacaaaaagtatatatatccaattaataaaaatatgatacacGTATGCAATACCGTAGCAACGTCTGAAGATGCAGCcatattcgtatttatttatgtttccacgaattactaaaaataacatttaaagaaaatttactgACAATTTACTGACTAATTCATACCATACACAGTTTTAGTAATGTTTACCActacaagaaattttttcctagagaaaaaaaatagagagtttcttaattttaaaatatattatttatagaagttataaaattataaataagaaattataaaatcaactgcattgcttttttttatataaaagttctttaatttatatttcaattattttcttttacattctATTAACAATTCATCATTTATAAAGTGATTCATTCAATATTCGCATtatcattttgtaaaattcacTATAATTagcaatttattcattattattcattattatcaaataaaattaaattatttattgtttttttgacCACATGAATAAATTCCAGGTTTGTAAGTCGGTAAAAATGGCATATAATGTGTCCATTTCcacctgaaaaaaatattaaaacttgaaaaaatgaattaaatatttaagttttaataaaatgtagaaatttaaaaaaaaaagtattataaaaaagaaaaaagaccttcttaaaatatccattccaaatggaaaatcaaacgTATTAGATACGTGCTCTTGATTCTCTTTTTCGTCTTTTGCtatatttaattccatttcatTTGACCAAGCAATAAGTCCACGTTCCTCAGGTGTACCTTACGATTagaattaatagtaataaataaaaaaaaaaacattttattgttttatgactaaaaatacattactatttatatattaaaaattttttctatgaattatacctggtataatattatctaataaacaTCCCACAACACCTCCAACTAAGATAGTTGTGCTAAGTAATACTGTAACTACACtatcgaatatttcatttctggTTTGTATTACTCCTGGGTGATTGATCATCCATTTTGATAAAAcctgaaaatttatagaaataatttaattatctttttatataaaattaatttaaattactatatttaactaattcaattattaattgaacttttgttttctttctttattatttttatatatttgtatatgtttttttattatataattgtatattttttaaaagttaatatactaaatattttattactaattattttaccagtgggaaaaaaatagaaaacccAAGAATGTACAAATTCCTcgcagaatttaaatttacatattgtaATGCAGAAAGACCTAAaacatattattcttaatttcttttttaattttctttttaaaataattttatttgaaaaatatattatgatataccGAAAGCACAGATCATCCCAaacattatacaaaatattccaCCAACTATGGGCTCAGGAATGATGATAAAAACAGCACCAAATTTACTAATCAATCCTTGAAGGATCATTAATCCGCACGCCCATTGAATAACTCTGCGACTGCCAACTTTCGTAACACCTGATAACATATCGTTTAAATAAGTTCcagttcaaaatatatttatacttatgaacgttaaaaaaatattactcatAGACTATTattcaagaatattatata containing:
- the LOC551484 gene encoding sphingomyelin phosphodiesterase 4 — protein: MAASSDVATIRLQRYLNMPLVQRCKEIAMLIDESSTTELQHVFSILIDSLFGITDNIGWGLHSITFKKNAQEYETLCNFLNPQGPVFSLCYKLLPDCYLKYNFPVSFLPAKIRLMLEEGVIPPFYLDKIRDDQSTRCVSALNMSPFEYYIFHFAYHLTNPWLQVQQQENVWINWETVYVQLAHCYLYHFLPRDNSPVLPIISPYIRKTPQRKLVQSPESKRMQTPRLLRTSILSPGSPTSTATVPQQQCLPQVWRSETVVQVFLDFWVEYIEDDKLCSPLSTSYPASVPRRHSIHSGEHIRLVRAFIKTLHEFANSATGDKSAMDELKRIILPSVQGKIYTFLRKAIHHWPLDSSFRLILEAWLSFIQPWRYFPSITYTKEGKSEEEERGKIHDPNRWMPFIAHNLLAYSAIFQQLLPRFMRTDLVAPKNALMLFRVTKVFSQPHLAKIICEIESHMDDVGLSRNRCVSTNQWASIVRQQISELEGPTYQYVPMFSMSTVSQVVCLLSIIKQAYLTATSLIDALEKKRKSRRFFLALWEFFYGEDYSSDDVSIEERRRVPIYLANAQQQLIEIFEIKVEDIPQVAIEADEEYHESILSTSFYHSQSQMDSSLDTSKPGVFVPIQKDRQTCQYIEYMGDPELQPIRSNECALLVRNFYKLCTYINVKYRHKITRMYHESGFFGNIYRQILQPPTKIVKLPKRTQNGLSCGYEERIPPRLSLRPLANYSLLVPIGLGSFITWFTNYGIFMFLGFVFIIWFIYIIIRAMLEPWTQSNRNTFRTNNTSFSMN